The segment GTTCTACCTCATTGAACTGATTGTTTTCCATTTTGGACAACATAGAAAGCCCATTTTTTAATTTGGACAAGCGAGTAGTAGCATCATAGATTTTGCTGATATCTTCTATTTGTCCCTGATCTAGACGGCTGTCTTGGAGGAGGTTTTCTGCCCTAGACTTGATGATGGCGAGTGGTGTTTGGATTTCGTGAGAGGCGTTTTCGGTAAATTCCTTGAGGTTCTTGTAGTCGTTCTTGCTTTTGATAATCATGGACATGATCACTCGATTGAGTTCGTTGAACTCATAGATTTTAACTTGATCAAAGAATACTTCTGCATCTTGGGTGATTTCGTATTTCTCTAGCTTGGAGATTGTGTAGTAGAATGGTGCCCATAGTTTTTTGGATATCTGTCTGGTGACAAAGGACAAGGCAATGATCAAGAAAATCGTCAATAGGAGCATGATTTCACCTATTCCGGTGATCAGGTCTTCGGTGGGTAGGAGAGATTTGGTGATGACGATTTTGTAGTTGACTTGGTTGAGCTGATCCGAAAATGAAAGTGTCCTAAAGGGCAGTATCCTGTTTTCATAATTGTCCCACATCAGTGTATCGCTCAGTACGGTCGGTATGAAAATGCCCTGCTCTATGGAGTCAATTTTGATCCTGTCGCCTACATTGAGATAAAAGACATCTTGCAGGTTGTCAAAGTTGTGCCATTCAAATAGAAATTGTTCTTTGTCAGCAAACAACTTTTCATTGAACTCGTGATTGATGATGTTTTTGAGAATGTAGTAGCTCACAAAACCACCAATAATCAAGATGAGAATGATGGCGGCAAAGTTGTAGCGGCTAGTGAGACTGAGTAATTTCAAAACTGAGTAAATTTATATCCAACGCCATAGACAGTTTGAATATAATCATTGCCTCCCAGTTTTATGATTTTCTTTCTCAGGTTTTTGAGGTGAGCATAGATGAAGTCGTAGGAGTCTGCCATGTCCATGTAGTCGCCCCAGAGATGCTCGGCAATCGAATTTTTGGTAATGACTCTGTTTTGGTTGGAGATAAAGTAGATGAGCAAGTCGTACTCTTTTTTAGTCAGACTCAAAGGTGCTCCATTGATTTTTACTAGTCTTTCTTCCGTACAAACTGTGATTTCTTTGAATATTATTTCGTTGTTACCGTCAAAATTTCTGCGTCTGATGACGGACTTAATTCTGGCGTTGAGTTCAGAGAGGTCAAAGGGTTTGGCAAGGTAGTCGTCAGCGCCCACGTCTAGCCCTTTGATCTTGTCGTCCACCGAATTTTTGGCTGAGATAATGATGATGCCAGAGGTGGATTTTACTTTTTTGAGCTGTTCTACTATGTTCATACCACTACCATCTGGTAGGGTGATGTCTACCAAGATACAATCATAGGTGTAGAGGTGTGTTTTTTCGGAAGCCTCCTTGTAGCTGTTGGCCCACTCACAGTGATATCCTTCTTGATTGAGGTATTTTATGACTGATTCTGCTAGATCTTTCTCGTCTTCAATAATTAATAAATTCATCTACACACTTTTTGACAGCCTAATTGGATGATAAAGGTGCAATGTTTTTTTCTTTTTCTTGGTAATGCCCACAGTAGGAACATTCATAGTGCTTCCTTAGTTTTCCAGATTGTGTATCTGTAGGTTCAGCAATGATGGATTCGTTGATTTCTTTGAGTGTTCTAAAGTTGCAGTTCTCGCAGATCAGCAGATGGATATTGCCTTTGTATTTTTCAATCTTTTTGTATCCTGACTCATCGTCTATCCACACATCATACTCATAGGCAGAGATGTGCTCATGGTGAATCATCTCCTCTGTGAGGTGTAGATCTTCTTCGTGTTCGGTGAGCAGTCTCATTTCATTGCCTGTAGGAGATAGTCTTTTTTGGAACCGTATGTCGTGCAGTTTTTTCTCCATCTTGGATGGATAGAATACAGTGAGGTATTGATTGATGGTATAGCCAATGGCAAAACCTATGATCAGCGATACAAAAGTCTTGGCTATGAGGACAAAATCAGAAGTGGTCGAGTGCGTACTGATCATCAGGGAGTTGATGAAGAAGGTAATACTGATGCACAAGGCCAATGCAGTGTACCAGAAGTATTTGATCTCATGTGTGATGATGAACTCATACTTGTCTGTTGGACTTTTTCGGGTGGTCAGCAGCAGTAGGTAATAGAAAAAAAGCAATCCAGCACAGGCAAGTGCTATTTGGGACCACACCATGGCAATCTGATGCCAGTAATCCACGAAGGTTTCGAATGGCTTATTCATGTCGGTTTTTTGAAAACAAGCTTAGGATTGAATTCTGAATAAATTCCGAATTTCTGGATTTTTTCGAAAAAACTGGGGCTTATTGTTGCATTTGCCCCATTTTATAAGTTTCGGTTTTGGTCAATTCTCCCTTTTTGTCGTAGTATTTCCAATCACCACTTTTTTTATTTCGAGTGTAATAGCCTTCGATTTCTATGTCTCCAGATTTGCTGTATTTGACATAGTTTCCATCCAGTCTGTCAAACTTATAATCCTTCTTTTCTTGGATCTTTCCATTCGGGTAATAGGCAATTTCTTCTCCATGTTTTTTGCCTTTTTCATAATTTTCCTTACGTAGCACTTTGCCTTTTTCGTTGTAGAGGATTCTGCTACCTTCTAGTTTGCCCAAATCGTATTTTTCTTCGATATCAAGTTCACCTTTTTGTGTGTAGTATTTCCATGTGCCAGTTTTGAACTCGTCTTTAAATTTTCGGGTAGCGATGAGTGTACCATGCTCGTTGTATTCTTCTTCACTATTGTCTTTCTCCAAGTTGCTGTAGTTGCTCTTGACTTTAATCTGTCCATTAGGGAAATAGACGAGGTTGACTCCAGCTCTTTTGCCGTTGCTTAGGTTGAGCTCTTGCTTGATACTGCCGTTTGGATAGTAGGAGGTGATTTTGCCATTGAGCTGTCCATTGACGTAGGTGCCAGAGGTTTCTAACTGCCCATTTTCATAGTATTTTTTGTAACTACCTTCAGTTGAGCCGTTTTTTTGATAGGTTTCGGTACTGATTTGTCCATTAGGAAAATACCCGAGCACTTGACCGTCAATCACGCCGTTTTTGTAGTTGGTCTTGGACTTGATGACTCCCGTGTCGTAGTAGGTGGTGTTGAGTCCATGTTGCTTGCCTCCTAGGTAGGTAATCTCCTCTTTCAATTGTCCGTTGGGCCAATACTCTTTGACCAGTCCGTCTGGCTTTCCTTTTTTAAACTCCGTTTCATTCTTGATTTTCCCGTCTGGATAGTAGGAATTTAATACGCCCACAAGGGTGTCATTTTTGAAGGTGCCTGATTGGAGTAGGTTGCCAGCTTCATCAAAAACCTCGGTTGTGCCTTGTCTCATTCCTTGGTCGTAGGTAGTGGTTCGCTGAATCTGCCCATTCTCGTAGTAGTTGATGAACTCCCCGTTTCTCTTGCCTTTGTCATAGTGGCCAGTGATGAATACATACCCCTCAAAACCATACATTCTGTAGGGTCCGTCGACCACTGTGGTGTCCAGCTCTATGGTGTAATATTCTTCTTTGATCGGGTATTTTCCATCTATTTCATAATCGTATCGTGTGGTGACTTTGGTCTGTCCCAGGAGTGATAGGACGGGAAACAAAAGGAGTGCAACGATGAATATTTTTCTCATATACTGTAGTAAAAAAGACTTTACACTTGTCTCAATATGCAAATGTAAAGTCTTTGAAGAAATTACGGTTGATCCTCCAATTCGTTGGGTGAATAGATCAATATTTTAACATCTCTGGATTACTATCGCCGAAGCGCCACCTCCACCATTGCAGATGCCTGCTACACCGATTTTTCCTTTTTTCTGATCCAAAACAGAGGTCAAGGTCGTGATGATTCGAGCTCCAGAGGCTCCTAGTGGATGTCCCAGTGAGACTGCACCTCCGAGCACGTTGACAGTGTCGGCTTTCAGTCCGAGTTCTTTGATATTAGCCAGTGCCACCACCGAAAATGCTTCGTTGATCTCATAGTAATCTACTTCGGAAGCTGTGATTCCAGCATTTTTGATCGCTTTTGGGATGGCCAAAGCTGGTGCTGTAGTAAACCATATCGGTTCTCTAGCGGCATCCGCAAAACCGAGTATTTTGGCGATGGGTTTGAGTCCCAACTCCTCCATTTTTTCCTTGCTCATGATGATGAGAGCAGAGGCACCATCATTGATGGTAGAGGCATTGGCAGCTGTCACAGTGCCATCTGGATTGAATACCGGTCTCAGAGAAGGGATCTTCTCAAAGGCTACTTTTTTGTATTCTTCATCCTCTGAGATGAGGATGGGGTCTCCTTTTCGTTGAGGGACTTCTACAGGCACGATTTCATGCTTGAATGCTCCGTTTGTGGAGGAAGCTGTGGTTTTTTTGTAGGATGAGATGGCGTATTCATCCTGCTCCTCACGGCTGATTTTCATTTCTTTGGCGGTGTTGTCCGCACAACTGCCCATTGGGAATTTGTGATAGGGTTCCCATAGTCCATCGTGCAAGAGTCCATCGAGCATTTGTCCATGACCATAGCCATAGCCATAACGCGCTTTTGGGACATAGTATGGGATGTTGGACATGCTTTCCATGCCACCTGCGACGATTACATCTGCTTGTCCTAGCATGATGGATTGGGCTGCTAGCATGACGGCTTTCATACCTGATGCACAGACTTTATTGACTGTCGTGCAAGGCACGTTGTACCCGATACCTGCACCTATCGAGGCTTGGCGTGCGGGAGCTTGTCCTAGGCCAGCCGAGATGACATTGCCTATGAATACCTCGTCCACTAGTTCTGCTTTGATACCAGCCCTGTCCAAGGCTCCTTTGGTAGCTGCGGAACCTAGTTGGGTGGCAGACAGTGAAGACAGGCTACCTCCAAAACTCCCGATGGGTGTTCGGACGGCGGATATGATATATGCTTCTTTCATTATCGTGTTTTTTTGGGTTGTTTGAGATCAAATGTAATCAATGCCTTAGTCCATAGTTAAACGAACAGAGGCTTTTTCTTGGATGATATCTTGTACAGGACGATTTTCTATTTTGGATTCTAGCCAAGAGATAATGTCAAAATAGAGGAAGGCACGTTTCTCATAGGGATCCTTGGACAGCATCAGTAGGTTGTCTCGCAATGTTTCGAAGCGTTTTTTCAGTTCCTGCTCGGTGATGTTGGTTTTCAATCTTACGAGGAAGTTGAGGATGTATTTTTGAAACTGGTGTAGGTCTTCTTTTTTCAAGAGAAATCGATAAGTCGATCTGACGTAGTATTCGATCAGCTCCATGTTGCCTAGTTCATAATGGCTGATCAGGTTGACAATCCGTGCAAACCCGTGAATGTCCTCTCTTACATCCACTTCGTGAGAGTTGATGATTTTGTTGAGCCAGATGATTGCAGTTTTAAAGTCGTTGTTTCCAAAATATAGACAGGCGGTTTTGAAATACATGATCACCCTAGAGTGAGGGTCTAGCTGCAAGGCAAAGTGCTCGATACCTGGCATGATTCGATCCATCAAATCCACACCTCTTTGGAAGTCACCCTTCATAAATAGCCGGTTAAACTCATGCACAAAGGTGTACTTCTGCAATTTCAGCCTGATGTTTTCATTGAGATAGGCGGAGGGAAGGTTGTTGAGGGCTCGGAGTTCTCTGGTGGTGTTTTGAAACTCACGGTACCTCAATAGCTTGTTTTGAGCAATCAATAAGTGGTTGAGACTAGAAATATAGGTTTCCAATCTAGACTGAATCAGTGTTTTGTTACCTGTGAAAAGTGCAACGAGCTTGTTGGCATACTCATAGCCTCGTTCAAAATCTTGGATAAAAAAGTAATATCCTATGTAGAGATTGTAAAGGCTTATTTTTTCACTGACAGAAAACGTTGATTTATCGAATTGGGGAAGATTGGCAGTGAATACAGCATTGATTTCGTTGAAGTCATTTTCGTGTCGGATGAATCCGATTTTCTTGTACATCGCTTGCAGCTTGTACTGTAGGTTGGAAAACGAATTGATGTGGTTGATGCGGGTAGTCGTTTCTTCTGTTTCTCTAATGATTTTGTTGGTGCGTTCGAGCCCTCCTTTGGTAGAATGGGTGAGCATCTGTTTTTCCCATTTCAGTATCTCTAGTTGCATCTCCAAGTTGTCACTTTTGATGGCCAATTTCTTGGCTTTTTTGATGATGTCAGCACATTGGGTGTATAAGCTTTTGTTGAATAAAATCTCAGCATGATCTACCATGTCACGGATGCGGATATTAGGCAAAGTACTTGAGTTATAATCTCTTAAAGTGTCAAGTATTTTGGTGTACAAATGCGCCTTGAGGTTGGACAACTGCTGTGGTTTGAGTTCTGGGTCTTTGGTCAAAATCTCTTCATCATCAAAGTGTTTTTGTTGGTCAATGATGCTAAACAATCTGGAATATTTGGCATCATCGGTACCTTCGTTGGAAAGTTTGAAGTAGCGTTTCTCACTTTTTTTGAGAGACTTGATGAGAAGAAATAATGAGTCAGATCTTTCTTTAGACATTGTAATTAAAATTTACTCTAACAACGTGATATGACGTATTATGTTTGTTTTATTCAGTTTAGAGATCGTAATTAAATGAAACAAAGGTATTTTTTAGCGATAATTCGCTAATTAATTTTGGAGGATTACAATTTTAAAGTACAACTATGGACAATCGCATTTACATATTCGATACGACGCTAAGAGATGGAGAACAAGTGCCTGGCTGCAGACTAGACACCAGAGACAAGTTGCTGATAGCTGAAGAATTGGAGTTGTTGGGTGTTGATGTCATAGAAGCAGGATTCCCTATCTCAAGCCCAGGTGACTTTGAGTCCGTATCTGAGATTGCAAAGCTAGTCAAAAATGTGACGGTTTGTGGATTGACCAGAGCGGTACAAAAGGATATCGAAGTAGCAGCTGAGGCTTTGAAGCATGCCAAGTTTCCTAGAATCCACACTGGAATCGGGACTTCTGATCAGCATGTATTCACTAAAATCAAAACTACCCGTGAAGATATCCTAGAGAGAAGCAAGCAAGCTGTCAAATGGGCTAAGAAATATGTAGAGGATGTAGAATTCTACGCTGAGGATGCAGGACGCACAGACAATGTCTTCTTGGCACAGGTGGTAGAAGCAGTGATCGCTGCTGGAGCTACTGTAGTCAATATTCCTGACACAACAGGCTACTGCCTTCCAGAAGAATACGGTGCTAAAATCAAGTACCTCAAAGAAAATGTCAAAGGCATAGAGAAGGCCATCTTGTCAACACATTGTCACAATGATCTCGGTTTGGCGACTGCCAACTCAATAGCAGGTGTGCAAAATGGTGCCAGACAAATCGAATGTACCATCAATGGTATCGGAGAGAGAGCAGGTAATACCTCTCTCGAAGAAGTCGTGATGATCATGCGCAAGCACAACTGGATGAAGTGTGATACCAAAATCGATGCAAAGAGACTCAATGCCATGAGTAGATTGGTCTCCGAAAAAATGAGAATGCCAGTGCAGCCCAACAAAGCGATCGTAGGATCCAATGCGTTTGCTCACTCATCGGGGATTCATCAGGATGGTGTGATCAAGAATAGAGACAATTATGAGATCATCGACCCAGCAGAAGTGGGAGTGAATGAGTCTTCGATCATCCTGACTGCCAGAAGCGGTCGTGCAGCCTTGAACTATAGATTGGAAAACATTGGGGTGAAGTTGTCCAAAGAGGAATTGGAAATAGCTTACAATGCTTTCTTGACTGTAGCAGATACACACAACGTCGTAGATGAAACCTTGCTAAGAGAACTGGTCAGTAGTTTGGCCATCAATGCATAAGCATGAATATGAAAGACAAAATAAATGATACTAAGTCTAGCGTTTTGACTCAGAAGAGTAAGAACAAAGACAATGTACGTCAGGAATTGGAATTGACCAGTCGGGTGTTTTTGGCTTCAAGCCATTGCCGTGGCACCAGTGACAATTACCTGTTTGCATTTGGGGCAGAGTAATACTCTGCTATGAGGATTGACGAAATCGCAGAAGGTGATTTTTGGAGGATGATGAGAGAGTGTCAAAGCTTGATTCATCTTAGGTTGCATTTTGTTAGCATGTAGAGTAGGTAGAGGATGAGCTTCTATTTTTTTAAAAAGCGTACATTTTTTTTGGATGTGAATTTTAAAATGATCTACTTTGGCAATAATTGATAGAAATGAAAAGAATTATTGTCATAGCATTAACGATTGTAGCGGTGGTCACAGTGGCCATGGATCGGGAATGATATATCAATAATTTTAAAAATATTTGAAGCGTCATTCCCACAAAGAATGACGCTTTTTTATTGCCCAAACAACAAAGACATCAAAGTGATAACAATTATTGACATATTAACTATTGTCACTGTGGCTGTGCTATACAGTTGCTGAGAGAGGTATATAGATGAAAAATCAGAAGCCTTTCTCTTTGCAGTGAAAGGCTTTTTTGTGATCAAAGGGATTTAAAATAAAACTGAAATAGACAATGTATTACAACGAAAATTCGATTCTTTACCTAGATGGCAAATGGGTAAAAGCTGCTGAAGCAAAGGTCGATTTGTACAGCCAAACCATGCACCATGGCAATGGCGTATTCGAAGGGATACGGTCTTATGGCAGTGCTGCTGGACCCAACATTTTTCGTGCAAAACAACACTTCGAAAGATTGAAGTATTCGGCAGAAAGAATGGCTATCAAGTTTCCCTACTCAGTGGACGAACTCGTAAAAATTGCCTACGAGTTGATAGAAAAAAATAACATAGACAATGCCTACATCCGCCCGTTGATTTATCTCGGAGCAAACATGAAGTTGATCACCTGCGGTGAGACGCACATCATGATGGCAGCATGGGAGTGGCCCCCCTATTTGGGAGATGAAGCACTCAAAGTCATGATTAGCTCATACCAAAGGCCCAACCCGAAATCTATTCCGATAGACGCCAAGGTGACGGGTAACTATACCAACTCGATCCTCGCAACCAATGAGGCTAAGAAAAATGGTTTTGACGAAGCATTGCTTTTGGATTCGGATGGTTATGTATCTGAAGGTTCGGGACAAAACTTCTTTTATGTAAAGGATGGAGTGATTTACACCCCGCCGCTGGGAAATATCCTACCCGGAATCACCAGAGCTACTATCATC is part of the Reichenbachiella agarivorans genome and harbors:
- a CDS encoding sensor histidine kinase, with the protein product MKLLSLTSRYNFAAIILILIIGGFVSYYILKNIINHEFNEKLFADKEQFLFEWHNFDNLQDVFYLNVGDRIKIDSIEQGIFIPTVLSDTLMWDNYENRILPFRTLSFSDQLNQVNYKIVITKSLLPTEDLITGIGEIMLLLTIFLIIALSFVTRQISKKLWAPFYYTISKLEKYEITQDAEVFFDQVKIYEFNELNRVIMSMIIKSKNDYKNLKEFTENASHEIQTPLAIIKSRAENLLQDSRLDQGQIEDISKIYDATTRLSKLKNGLSMLSKMENNQFNEVEPIQIVPFIEKTLSYFMELIKLKKIKINKTFRNKPTLILNNTLTYILINNLISNAIKHNIQGGFLQITVDVDFIIFENSGNTLEHSPENYFRRFKKDSNAMDSSGLGLALIKKICDIYHIEIKYSNPGNLHRIELKF
- a CDS encoding response regulator transcription factor encodes the protein MNLLIIEDEKDLAESVIKYLNQEGYHCEWANSYKEASEKTHLYTYDCILVDITLPDGSGMNIVEQLKKVKSTSGIIIISAKNSVDDKIKGLDVGADDYLAKPFDLSELNARIKSVIRRRNFDGNNEIIFKEITVCTEERLVKINGAPLSLTKKEYDLLIYFISNQNRVITKNSIAEHLWGDYMDMADSYDFIYAHLKNLRKKIIKLGGNDYIQTVYGVGYKFTQF
- a CDS encoding toxin-antitoxin system YwqK family antitoxin; this translates as MRKIFIVALLLFPVLSLLGQTKVTTRYDYEIDGKYPIKEEYYTIELDTTVVDGPYRMYGFEGYVFITGHYDKGKRNGEFINYYENGQIQRTTTYDQGMRQGTTEVFDEAGNLLQSGTFKNDTLVGVLNSYYPDGKIKNETEFKKGKPDGLVKEYWPNGQLKEEITYLGGKQHGLNTTYYDTGVIKSKTNYKNGVIDGQVLGYFPNGQISTETYQKNGSTEGSYKKYYENGQLETSGTYVNGQLNGKITSYYPNGSIKQELNLSNGKRAGVNLVYFPNGQIKVKSNYSNLEKDNSEEEYNEHGTLIATRKFKDEFKTGTWKYYTQKGELDIEEKYDLGKLEGSRILYNEKGKVLRKENYEKGKKHGEEIAYYPNGKIQEKKDYKFDRLDGNYVKYSKSGDIEIEGYYTRNKKSGDWKYYDKKGELTKTETYKMGQMQQ
- a CDS encoding acetyl-CoA C-acyltransferase; translated protein: MKEAYIISAVRTPIGSFGGSLSSLSATQLGSAATKGALDRAGIKAELVDEVFIGNVISAGLGQAPARQASIGAGIGYNVPCTTVNKVCASGMKAVMLAAQSIMLGQADVIVAGGMESMSNIPYYVPKARYGYGYGHGQMLDGLLHDGLWEPYHKFPMGSCADNTAKEMKISREEQDEYAISSYKKTTASSTNGAFKHEIVPVEVPQRKGDPILISEDEEYKKVAFEKIPSLRPVFNPDGTVTAANASTINDGASALIIMSKEKMEELGLKPIAKILGFADAAREPIWFTTAPALAIPKAIKNAGITASEVDYYEINEAFSVVALANIKELGLKADTVNVLGGAVSLGHPLGASGARIITTLTSVLDQKKGKIGVAGICNGGGGASAIVIQRC
- a CDS encoding 2-isopropylmalate synthase — encoded protein: MDNRIYIFDTTLRDGEQVPGCRLDTRDKLLIAEELELLGVDVIEAGFPISSPGDFESVSEIAKLVKNVTVCGLTRAVQKDIEVAAEALKHAKFPRIHTGIGTSDQHVFTKIKTTREDILERSKQAVKWAKKYVEDVEFYAEDAGRTDNVFLAQVVEAVIAAGATVVNIPDTTGYCLPEEYGAKIKYLKENVKGIEKAILSTHCHNDLGLATANSIAGVQNGARQIECTINGIGERAGNTSLEEVVMIMRKHNWMKCDTKIDAKRLNAMSRLVSEKMRMPVQPNKAIVGSNAFAHSSGIHQDGVIKNRDNYEIIDPAEVGVNESSIILTARSGRAALNYRLENIGVKLSKEELEIAYNAFLTVADTHNVVDETLLRELVSSLAINA
- a CDS encoding branched-chain amino acid transaminase, which produces MYYNENSILYLDGKWVKAAEAKVDLYSQTMHHGNGVFEGIRSYGSAAGPNIFRAKQHFERLKYSAERMAIKFPYSVDELVKIAYELIEKNNIDNAYIRPLIYLGANMKLITCGETHIMMAAWEWPPYLGDEALKVMISSYQRPNPKSIPIDAKVTGNYTNSILATNEAKKNGFDEALLLDSDGYVSEGSGQNFFYVKDGVIYTPPLGNILPGITRATIIEYAMELGYPVVEKLFVPEDMRGAEVAFFTGTATEIASIASIDDMEFKKDWKETIAYELFQMYRARVTNEELSESAVG